The Chitinophagales bacterium genomic sequence AGGGCTGGATAAACTTTGTAATTCTAATAATACCGTATTGCAGGTTTTTGCGGCTGCTAACAACGGCCTGTATGACTGTCCGCCTTACCCGCAGGGGTTTGCCACCATTACAGGAGGGTATCAACCTGCAAAAAATAACCTTGTAGTGGCCAGTACCGACCGTGAGTATGTGAATGCAGACAACTCGTCGCGCGGGCCTGTAAGGGACGGACGATTGAAACCTGAGATATCTGCCGTTGGCGTGAATGTGAACTCAACCACCAGGCATGATGAATATCTTGTAGCAAGTGGTACCAGCATGGCCTGCCCGCAGGTGGCAGGAGCAGCAGCGCTGCTGGCACAAAGAATGAAACAACTGAGCGGCATTACAAAACCCAGGGCTGACCTGCTGAAAACCTTGCTGATAAACGGAGCTACAGATATAGGCAACGAAGGCCCGGACTACAGGTTTGGTTTTGGCTTTCTTAATGTGCAGCGTTCTCTTATTATGCTGGACAGTAACAGGTATGCCACCGGCAATATTTCTACAGGAGGAGAGCAAACCTATGATGTTGTAGTACCTCCCGGTGTTGCTCAACTGAAGGTGCTGTTGTGCTGGCATGATGCGCCTGCTACGCCAATGGCTGCTAAGGTGCTGGTAAATGATATAGACCTTGAAGTGGCTGAACCGGGTAATAAGGTGCACCAACCATTGGTACTTGATGCCACACCGGCTAATATCAATAACCCGGCGGTAGAAAAAGAAGACAGGCTGAATAACTGTGAACAGGTAGTAATAGATGATCCCGGTCCGGGTAAATATACTATCAGGGTAAAAGGCTTTAGTGTGCCAACGGGCAGCCAGGATTATGTCATCGCGTATGACTTTATACCTGCAGGCATAGCCTTTAAATACCCGCTTACTGCCAGTGCTGTAAAGGCAGGTGATTCTATGTATATCTACTGGGATGCATCGAAAGGGAACAGCACATTCACGCTTGAGTATTCTGAGAATACCGGTGGTGTGTGGAATATGATAGATAACAATATTCCCGCAGGACAATTGCATTATAAGTGGGCGGTACCTGCCGGCATCAACTCGGGCAAATGCCTGATGCGGTTGACTCGCGGCGCTGAACAAGCGACGAGTGAAATGTTCATAATCAGCACACAACCTGATGTGAAACTGAGTAGCGTGCAATGTCCCGGATACATACAAATAGAATGGAGTGCCATACCCAATGCTACCGGGTACGTGGTGATGAGAAAAGCAGGGCCTGTTATGGCAGTGGTGGATACCGTAACAATAACTAATTATGTATTCTCCGGTTTAGACCCGGATAGCACTTATTATGTGGCCGTGAGCCCGGTAATAGATGGCCTGGCGGGTTACAGGAATGTAGCGGTAAAGCGCACACCTAAAGATGGTAGCTGCAGCGGCAATATCTCTGACGGTGACCTGATGATAGAAAAAGTGACGGCACCGCTAACGGGGAGAAAGCTAACGGGCACGGAATTAACAGCCGCTGAACTATTAACGGTAAGGGTGCGTAATCTTGATGATGCGCCTTGTAATACTTACAAATTGTCGTACAGCATCAATGGCGGACCATGGGTGCCGCAGAGTATGGCTACTCCTGTTGCCGCCAACAGCGCGACATCTGTGAGTATACTTGGTTTAGACCTTTCTGCTGAAGGAGATCACCACATCAGGGTAGCTATTGAGAATCTGGCACTGGCAGATCCCGTACATAGTAATGATAGTTTTGACTACTACGTGTCCCAATTGCCTAATCCTTCTGTTACGCTGGATTATTATGATGGCTTTGAATCGCTCCCGGTTTTCAGGAGTATTAAAGATACATTCGGGTTGAGTACGGACAGGCGATGGGATTTTGAGAAGACCACCGATACCGGGCAGCTCAGGAGCTTTGTACTCAACAGTGTGCTGATCAGTGGCCAGCGTTCGCTGAGTCTTGACGCCTATAAGAACTGCCCCGGCAATTTCAATGCGCTGACAGGTACATTCAACCTGGCTAATTATGATGCGAACAAAGATGAAGTAAGGCTGGAATTTGATTATATCATACATGGCGTGCCCAAGTTTGAACCCGGCAACGAGGTAGTAGCAAGAGGCAAGGATACTAAGGAGTTTCAACCCATATATACCTATGAAATGAGGTTAGGTGACGTTGGCAAGGTGCTGAATTCAGGCAGTATATCTCTCAGCGACCTGGTATTAAATACCGGTGACAATTTTTCATCCAGTACACAGGTGCAGTTTGGCCAGAATGATATTTCAAATATCGGGGCACTGAAAGCAGGTAGTGGTATGACGCTGGATAATGTACGGTTGTATACCGTGCAAAATGATGTACAACTACTGGGTGTGGTGCTGCCTACACAACTGTCCTGCGGTATCACCGGGCCTTCGCCGTTGACCATAAGGATACGTAATGGTGTGAATATCGAGCAGAAGAATATTTCGTTGCATTACAGGCTGGATAATGGTAGCGTAGTGTCAGAATCGTTATCAAGCCTGGCAGGTAAACAAACCCTTGATTTTACATTCAGTAACCTGTTGGACATCTCCGCCTCCGGCGAGCATCAACTGGATATATGGCTTTCGGCCAACGGGGATACATATCGGAAGAATGACAGCATTCTTGATTACAAGGTGAGGAACCAACCTTTGGTAAGTACCTATCCGTATTTTGAGGATTTTGAATCCGGAGACGGTTATTGGTACACGGGAGGCATCAACAGTTCCTGGGCATATGGCACACCGTCTGCACCAAAGATAAGTGCTGCTTATAGCGGGAAAAAAGCATGGGTGACCAACTTATCTGGCAATTATAATGATAAGGAGAACTCATATCTCTATTCTCCATGTTTTGATATATCAGGGATGGAGCACCCTACATTCAGCAGCAGGATAGCGGTGGATATTGAGAACTGTGATTTTGTGCTGTGTGACGAGGCGCACCTGGAATACACAACAGATGGCGACAAATGGCTGCGTGTAGGGGCATACGGAGAAGGTACCAACTGGTATACCGACAGCAACTACCAGGCATGGAATGTGCTGGATAACACGACATGGCACCAGGCAGAGATAGCGTTACCTGATAGCGTAGGCAATATACAGTTGCGCTACGTATTCCATTCAGATGAGGGCGCATCTTTTGAGGGGCTGGCCATTGATGACATCAGGATATATGACCTGAAACTGTACACGCCTGATAACAGTATTATCAGTATCAGTCCTAATCCTACTGATAATGGCATTGTGAATATAGAATGGGCAGCACACAATGGTACGGATATGCACCTGGTAATGACAGATGCTATGGGCAGAACCGTATACCAGTCAACAGCAACCGCAGGAAATGAGGGTTATAACAAAACGACGTTGCAGACGCCATTGTATGCTTCAGGTATGTACTTTATGCGCATTGTCATAGGCGACAGAGAGCACAAAAGAAAGATCGTATACCGCAGCAGGTAGTGCTTACCTGTTGAACAATATCTTAAGATAGAAAGATGGTTTCCTCAGCTGGTCGCGCAGATCCAGGTCGGTGAACATGCAACTGATAGTCTTACTTAAAGAAGGACTCTTTTCAGCTTTATTCACCACCAGGTTGAACAACCATGGGAAACGGCATAGCTTCTGCATGGTAGTACCCAGTTTCAGTTCGTCGCCCAGTCGCCTGTATAGTACGATATCGTAAGCTTCTTTTATGAACGCGGCATCGAAACGATTTTCTTTCAGACAGTTCTCAATGGCATCTGCCGCCAGCATGCCACTGTACAGAGCGTTGCCGATACCCTCACCGCTGAAAGGGTCTATCAGGCTGGCTGCATCACCGGTCAATAAGAAGTTCTCACCGGACACGGGCATTTGCTCCATACCCATCGGCAATCCCCAGCCCAGTATCTTACCATCCAGTTTAGCATTTTTGAAGCGTGGGCTGATGTTAGGGTTGTTCTTGATAGCGTCCAGCATTTTTTCGCGCAGGTTGATCTTTTTCGCCCTGATGCGTTCTGATAATATGCCTACCCCCACATTGGTTTTTCCATTGGGCAGGGGGAATATCCAGAAATAGCCGGGCAATACCTCGGGAAGGAAATGCAGTTCTATGAAATTTTCTTCGTGCATACCTGTCACGCCATCATAATAAGCGCGCAGACCTACGGCAGATGTTTTATCTGTTGTGTATTCACTAAGGAACTGCTTACGCACAATGCTCTTGTCGCCGTCTGCACCAACCAGCAGTGGTGCGGTGATGGTATATGTCTGCCCGTTCTGTACAAAAGTTACTGTCACTTTGCCATCGGTACGGGTAATTTCTTTTACTGACGCCTGCTGAAATATGGTGCTGTATTCAGTAGGGAGTTTTTCAAACAGGAAATTGTCGAAAACCAGTCGCGGGGTAGTGAATCCCGGAGCTTGTTCGCCCGGTTGTTTGTTGGGGTTGAAGGGTATATGCAATGGTTTGCCATTGGGCGCAACGAATATGATGCCGTGGCTGGGCGTAAACTTCTCAGGTTGACGGAATATCTCCTGCAGCCACTCGGGGTTGGCTTTGCGCAATACAAAGGCTGTTTTGCCGCTGCATGCATCGCCGCATACCTTATCGCGTGGAAACTGGTCTTTTTCCAGGATTATGTGTGGTATGCCTGCTTTTGATAGATATATTGACGTTCCTGCTCCTGCAGGCCCTGCACCGATGATAATAACCGAAGTCTCTAAATGCTTACTGTCCATTGCTTCTTGAAGCGCCAAATATAGCAGGCTAAAGCCAATTTTATGCCTGTTTGCCCAAATAATCAGCATTAATTCTGCATGATGTACCTTATTTCAACTACATACTACATTGGTTAACAATATGTAAATGTCGCCTGCAAACTTGTTGACGACACCTCCGGCATGCTAAGTTTGTATGTAATGCCGGCAGGCATATGAAACGAACAAATAGATAAAATGTCCGATAACAGGGTATATTTCAAGAACTTAAACGGCGTCAGGTTCCTGGCGGCACTGGTGGTTATTATCCACCATATAGAGATGGGTAAGTTCTGGTTGGGACAGCCCAATATCTATAAAAATTCATTTGTGGGCGGTGTATTCGGTCAGTTGGGTATTATTCTGTTCTTTGTGTTGAGTGGTTTCCTCATCACTTATCTTTTGCTGGAAGAACACCGCCGTTCTGGAACAATATCTAT encodes the following:
- a CDS encoding S8 family serine peptidase translates to MNFGISIHNKYSFITRLASTILLTVYVTVVSAQALVNKKILLKSGTVYTHNNVDEWLQNNPAGRLKLPVQLLFQFDTLPADSRKEVLKNSGIVLGDYIPDNTYVVTCYQYPQKELLNAAGISYITNVTPDMKMSDDLKAAVQHAGEEVELTVMFTGVKEADALEAIATSGGVMLSNRLTSMGYIHARLPKHNVVPLMQWYGVAYANVYREDVPLNIDEKAMTRGQLAAAPLSNGGYGLKGEGITIGVGDNVSGIYHVDLMDRIINYNTAAYTNHGVHINGIVGGAGIVDLRGEGMAPAATLTNHYFSDVLDATPEISSLYNVIVTNNSYSSVQGNCDNSGIYDVLSEGLDKLCNSNNTVLQVFAAANNGLYDCPPYPQGFATITGGYQPAKNNLVVASTDREYVNADNSSRGPVRDGRLKPEISAVGVNVNSTTRHDEYLVASGTSMACPQVAGAAALLAQRMKQLSGITKPRADLLKTLLINGATDIGNEGPDYRFGFGFLNVQRSLIMLDSNRYATGNISTGGEQTYDVVVPPGVAQLKVLLCWHDAPATPMAAKVLVNDIDLEVAEPGNKVHQPLVLDATPANINNPAVEKEDRLNNCEQVVIDDPGPGKYTIRVKGFSVPTGSQDYVIAYDFIPAGIAFKYPLTASAVKAGDSMYIYWDASKGNSTFTLEYSENTGGVWNMIDNNIPAGQLHYKWAVPAGINSGKCLMRLTRGAEQATSEMFIISTQPDVKLSSVQCPGYIQIEWSAIPNATGYVVMRKAGPVMAVVDTVTITNYVFSGLDPDSTYYVAVSPVIDGLAGYRNVAVKRTPKDGSCSGNISDGDLMIEKVTAPLTGRKLTGTELTAAELLTVRVRNLDDAPCNTYKLSYSINGGPWVPQSMATPVAANSATSVSILGLDLSAEGDHHIRVAIENLALADPVHSNDSFDYYVSQLPNPSVTLDYYDGFESLPVFRSIKDTFGLSTDRRWDFEKTTDTGQLRSFVLNSVLISGQRSLSLDAYKNCPGNFNALTGTFNLANYDANKDEVRLEFDYIIHGVPKFEPGNEVVARGKDTKEFQPIYTYEMRLGDVGKVLNSGSISLSDLVLNTGDNFSSSTQVQFGQNDISNIGALKAGSGMTLDNVRLYTVQNDVQLLGVVLPTQLSCGITGPSPLTIRIRNGVNIEQKNISLHYRLDNGSVVSESLSSLAGKQTLDFTFSNLLDISASGEHQLDIWLSANGDTYRKNDSILDYKVRNQPLVSTYPYFEDFESGDGYWYTGGINSSWAYGTPSAPKISAAYSGKKAWVTNLSGNYNDKENSYLYSPCFDISGMEHPTFSSRIAVDIENCDFVLCDEAHLEYTTDGDKWLRVGAYGEGTNWYTDSNYQAWNVLDNTTWHQAEIALPDSVGNIQLRYVFHSDEGASFEGLAIDDIRIYDLKLYTPDNSIISISPNPTDNGIVNIEWAAHNGTDMHLVMTDAMGRTVYQSTATAGNEGYNKTTLQTPLYASGMYFMRIVIGDREHKRKIVYRSR
- a CDS encoding geranylgeranyl reductase family protein — its product is MDSKHLETSVIIIGAGPAGAGTSIYLSKAGIPHIILEKDQFPRDKVCGDACSGKTAFVLRKANPEWLQEIFRQPEKFTPSHGIIFVAPNGKPLHIPFNPNKQPGEQAPGFTTPRLVFDNFLFEKLPTEYSTIFQQASVKEITRTDGKVTVTFVQNGQTYTITAPLLVGADGDKSIVRKQFLSEYTTDKTSAVGLRAYYDGVTGMHEENFIELHFLPEVLPGYFWIFPLPNGKTNVGVGILSERIRAKKINLREKMLDAIKNNPNISPRFKNAKLDGKILGWGLPMGMEQMPVSGENFLLTGDAASLIDPFSGEGIGNALYSGMLAADAIENCLKENRFDAAFIKEAYDIVLYRRLGDELKLGTTMQKLCRFPWLFNLVVNKAEKSPSLSKTISCMFTDLDLRDQLRKPSFYLKILFNR